The Juglans microcarpa x Juglans regia isolate MS1-56 chromosome 2D, Jm3101_v1.0, whole genome shotgun sequence DNA window TTCTAGATCCAAGCTTACAACTTGCCATTTGACTGTATGATCCAAGACGTTGGTTTCCAAATTGGAAATAGCTTGGGAAGGGTTATTAAAGTTCATGTAGATGAAAGAGGTATTGGCTGGGGAAAGTTTCTAAGGATAAGGGTTTATCACAATGGGAGGGAAGAAATCATGGGTGTACTTCAAGTATGAGAGGTTGCCCTCCCTCTGTTTCAAATGTGGAATCATCAAACACTCTTATACTTCATGCTCTAATAGCAGGATTGGGGATGGGCAGGCCCAATACGGGGCTTGGTTAAGAGCTCCTATAGTAAGGGAGAGTGAGTTGCAGTACAAAAGATATGGTGAAGGTTCTGCTCAGGCTTCTCAACCTGAATCATGACCATGGAGGGAGCGAGGGGAGGACAAGGATGATGCTATAATTGGCAAAGCAGATTTCAAGGAGTGGTGTCAGATGCCTACCAAGGAAACTGATATTCTCGAGGAAAAAGGTGATGGCATGGGAAAGGTGGATGTCCTAAGGGAGTTGTTAAAGTCAAAGCCAAAGCTAGAAGAGGAAAGTATGGGAAATCTAAATAAGACAGCTACTGTACTTTTAGACCTAGTAGAGGAGACATGTGACATGCTTGGAGTGGTGGACTCAGGATTAAGTATTGGAAACACTGTTGCTAAAGAGACCTGATTTGACCTCAGCTTTGAAAAAAGACTACCAAAGGGTACTGAAACCTCAACTGATCTGGTGAACCAGATTCATGATTTTGACCAATTTATATCCAACCAAGTTAAAGTGCTTGAACAAGTCAAGAAAACTGCCAGCTGGAAGAGGAGGGCTCGAGACATCTGTTTTGAGAGGTTCTCCTTGGGCCTGGGAGGTAGTTCAGGCTTACACACAAGCAACAAGAGAGAAAGAAGCCAACTTTTGGCTAATGAGGACCAGaacacaataaataaaataaaaactaggaAGATGGCAACATTGTTTCCTTTCATTCTGATATGGTGGAGGCTATTGAATAGCCCCACCAAGACCAATGAGTTGTCTCAATTGGAACTGTCAGGGGCTTGGCAACTCCCAAACAGTTCATGATTTGCACCAAATGGtgaaagagaaacaaaattgaAGCCCTTAAAAAACGCTTGAACTTTGATAATAGTTTTGTCATTGATTGTAAATGCATGAGTGGTGGGCTTGCTTTCCTATGGAAAGAGGACATTGAGGTAGTAGTGCACACATTCACTCAACACCACATCTCTTTATTGGTGAAGGGAGCTGAGGAGGGAAAGGAGTGGCTGCTGACTGGGTTCTATGGCAACCCCATCACCCTTAAAAGGAAGACAAGTTGACAACTTCTTTAAGCTATTAAACCAGAAAGTACCAAAGCGTAGGTGTGTGTTtgggattttaatgagatactCAACTATGGAGAGAAATGGGGAGGGGCCTTGAGACCACGTGCTCAAATTGAGGCTTTTAGAGCTGCTGTTGAGGCCTGTGAACTTTGTGACATTGGTTCTATAGGTAACAAATTCACTTGGTCCAACGGGAGACATGAGGGAGCTTTTACCAAAGAAAGGCTTGACAAAGCCTTTTGTAATGCACCTTGGGCTAAGTCCTTTCCTAACTCGAGAGTTTATACTTTCCCAGGCTTAAGTTCAAACTATTGCCTGTTGTTGGTCACCATGGAGAGGAACCAGACTTATAAGAACAGGAAGGACAAGCCCTTTAGATTTGAAGCAAGCTGGGCTTTATGGGAGGATTATCTAAAACTGGTGGAGGAAGCCTGGCTTAGTCTTAAAGAGTCTAAAAATAAATTGCATGCTATTAATGAAGGCCTTAACCAGTGCAAACAGAAGCTCTTGCAGTGGAATAAATGAGTTTGGGGCAATTCTAAAACACAGAAGGCTGAGCTTCAGGCTCTATTGACTGATCTtcaaaaaagataacaaaggCCACCTTAATGATCAAATCAAGCAAGCTCAAAGGGCTATAAACAAACATTTAGAGGAAGATAATCTTAGATGGCAGTAGAGAGCTAAGCTGAGGTAGCTGAGAGGGTGACAGAAACACCAAGTATTTCCACCAATGTGCTTCCCTCAGAAGAAAAAACAACATGATCAAGAAGCTGGTGCATGATGATAGGCAGAAAGTGCATTCCAAAGAGAGCATTAGTTCTCTCTTCCAAGATTACCATAAAAAAACTATTCTCCACCTCCTCACCAGAAAATATCTTTGAATGTTTAGAATCTATGGAGCCTTGAGTTACAGAAGAACAAAATGCCACTCTCATAAGACCCTACACCCAACAAGAGATTGAAAAGGCTCTTTTTCAAATTGGGGGCCTCAGCTCTCCTGGCCCAGATGGCTTCCCTGCTGCTTTTTATCAGAAACATTGGCCCATCTTTGGTAAACAGGTCTGGGAAGCTATTTTGGAGGTGCTTAATTCAAATGGCAACCTCATGGCTATAAATAACACTTTTATTTCCTTAATccccaagaaaaagaaacccaCTAAAGTTACAGAATTCAGACCCATATCCCTGTGTAATGTTTTGTATAAGCTCATTTCTAAAGTAGTAGCTAACAGACTTAAGACTGTCTTGCCCCTCATTATATCTACTTCTCTGTCTACTTTTGTTCCTAATAGACTCATTACTGATAATGTGATAGTGGCCTTTGAAGCCTTGCACACTATGAAGTCCAAAATGACAGGCAAAGAGGGTTACATGGCACTGAAGCTAGACATGAGCAAGGCATACGACAGGCTAGAGTGAAGCTTCATCAGAGCTGTGCTATTCAGAATGGGTTTCTGTAATAAATGGATAGCTTTGGTGATGAATTGCATTGAGACAGTTTCATATGCTTTTCTAGTTAATGGAACACCTCAAGATCCCTTCCAACCAACTAGAGGTATAAGACAATGTGACCCCCTTTCACCTtatcttttcatcatttgtgttgAGGCCCTTAGTAGTCTGCTTAGTAGAGCTGAAGGGAAAGGATTGATCCATGGGGTCCTTATTGCTAAGGGTTAGATCAATTTTTCCCACCTCTTTTTTGCTAATGATTGCCTCCTCTTTTGTAAGGCTAATGCCATTGAATGTGGCAAACTTTTTGGATTATTGAGAACTTATGAATCAACCTCGGGTCAAAGACTTAATTTGGAGAAAACTTCCATCATTTTCAGTAAGAATACAACAAGGGCCACACAGTAATTCATCTTATCCATGGCTGGGGTGAGGACTGGTATGtcttatgagaaatatttgggttTGCCCCTCAGTGGTTGGAAGGCTTAAATGCAAGACTTTTAAAGGAATCTTgaacaatatcaaataaaaaatcagtaACCACAGAGTAAAATTGTTGTCTCAAGCCTGGAAGGAGATCTTTATAAAAGCTGTAATCCAAGCTCTCCCTACCTACACaatgtttgtttttaaacttCCCAACTCCTTGCTCAAAGACATCAATAGTGTCATCAACAATTTTTGGTGGAGGTAGCAAGGTAATGAACCCAGAATACATTGGATATCATGGAAGAAGATGGGAAAAGCCAAATCTAAATGGGGAATGGGATTTAGGGATCTTAAGGCTTTTAACAGAACAATGTTGGCCAAACAATGTTGAAGGTTGATCCAACATCCAGACTCTCTGGCTGCTCAGGTGATGAAGGCTAAGTATTATCCAAGTTCCACCTTCCAATAAGCAAAACTAGGCTCGAAACCTTCTTATGTCTGGAGAAGTTTCCTAGCAACTAGACCTTTGGTTGAGACAGGTTCCTATTGGATGATAGGGAATGAGAGTCAAATGCAAATCTGGAAGGATAAATGGATATCCTCTCCAAATCCTAGTAGGGCCCAGAGCAATGTTAGTGTGCTGGAGCATAATGCAACAGTTTCAAAATTAATTGATCCTATTACTAAGCAGTGGAAATGTGCCCTGGTGTAGCAGATATTTAATCACAGAGAAGCTGAGACCATCATTAAAACTCACATAAGTTGCCCAGAGCAATGTTAGTGTGCTGGAGCATAATGCAACAGTTTCAAAATTAATTGATCCTATTACTAAGCAGTGGAAATGTGCCCTGGTGTAGCAAATATTTAATCACAGAGAAGCTGAGACCATCATTAAAACTCACATAAGTTGCCTAAACAGCAAAGATAGACTTGTATGGCAAGGCAGAAAAGATGGTGACTTTTCAGTAAGAAGCGCCTATCACAAGGAACTAGAGAGAAGTCTTCCTGTCTCAAGTCAAGCTTCAAGTAGCTCCTCCTTCAAAGCAGTTTGGCAGCAGCTATGGCAGTTAAAACTGCAGCCTGGAGATAAAGTCTTCCTTTGAAGATCCTGCCTAGATGCCCTTCCAACCCAATCTAATCTCTTTAAGAAGAGAATAGTTGAAAACCCCCTTCTGCCCTATCTGCAACTTGGAGGAAGAAGACTCAGTTCTTACTATATGGAGGTGCGAGTCAGCTAGAGATGTTTGGAGCCAGTGCTCAAAAAGGTTACAGAAATGTCAACTCCCATACAGGACTATGCTCCAACTACTTGAAGTCTTATTTCAGACCATGGACAGCCAGATCATTCAAGAGTTTGCTGTGGTGGCTAGAAAGATATGGTGGAGAAGGAACAACCTATTTTTTAAAGGTGTTTTTGCTCACCCGAATGCTGTTGTGAGAGAAGCAAGAGGCATCTTGGATGTGCTAAATGAGGAGGAATCCAATCAGGGTCGTGGTACCAGTAAGGCCTGTATCTCAACTGAGGTTTGGCAGGCTCCTCCATCAAACTGGCTAAAGATGAATTGGGACAGTGTAGTAGACAAGGCCAAAGGTATAATTGGAGTGGGAGTGGCAATTAGGGACAAtacatgccaagtcattactaCCATGAGGACCAAAAAACATCTCTTCCCCGATCCATTGCTAGCAGAGGCATTTAGAGCTCTTAAAACAGTTCAATTTGGTATGGAGCTTGGTCTATCTCAAGTGATTATTAAAGGGGACTCTCTACAAGTCATCCATGCTCTTAGGAGGGACAAAGAAGGTTGTAATAATGCAACTATGTTCGTTTGTGAAGCAAAACagctattaaaaaattttgcagTTAACAGTGCCTCTACAACCGTGGCTATACGTAGTAGAATTGAAAGGTAAAAGTGCTAAAAAAAACTTTGGAAGTAGAATATAAAAACAGAACCATTTTGGGTAACAATCGAATGAAATAAGATATTAAGCAAGAAAGTTAGCTCTGGCACCAATTTGTCGTAATCCTCAAAACTACGATCATTTATCTCCAAAGACACCACAATAAGCATGACgggatcattttttttttatatagaagtttGCTCTAATGGCTACAACGCTGCCCTTTCCAAGATGTTAAGAGATCCACCATGTGAAAAGGCATAACCTAATCTATCCCAAAAGGCCATTAACCATGTTCTATAGAAAGCTAGGAGCCTCACCCTTCTTACACATTGATTATCAAACTGAAAAGGACCTTACAATGAAGGTCAAATCCATACATACTAAAATGTAAGATCTTTTCCAGACTTTCCCACATTTTCCTCACCAACCAAACGTCCGAAATATTTAAACCCATACCTGAAAAGGTCCCGCTCAGTGCTTTGGTGCTCGGAGACGATGACAATTATTCCTTCTTAGAAACCAGCAAGAGATTGTGACCCAAAAAGGGTTTTTGCAAttagagagaaggagagagggagaaagaacgAGGAAGAGGGGGAAAACCTGTTGTGAAATACTATGCAAagcacacacaccaacgatggcaaataaagtaaaagcaacacaatcaagaacacgacacacaatatacttggttcggcaaattgcctatgtccacaggagctgcagaaatcttattaaccagaggagattacaatcactcaatctcaattcacactctctaggactttttgctctcacacaatatgcactcactaaacaattgttctctctcaaaatatgcttgaggccgtacaacacaagtctaatatgacatatatatagtgagtggtgctggaaaccctaatctggcaaaatctgcgtacttcgctcgagcggagtgtcgagagcgactcgagcgaacagccaaatgaacattggctcgagcggagtgtcaagCGAACATTAGAGTTTGTGTCttgctcgagcggagtgtcgagcgatactcgagcgaacctctctgacttgccttcgctcgagcgatgtcgagcgaacttggctcgagccaactgtcgagccaacttttagcaaacactttttcagctccaaaccagtctccacatataccccaacaaaATCGAGcatgtcttcttttttttttaaagagaaataatatttatagtcgtGCGCAAGTGCCACacaattcttttaaaagaaagtgaataaatataggactcacatgaaaaaaaatctaattttttaatagtggatctcgttcttttttaaaacaattgcaCGGTGTTtgtgcactccacgactgcatctagcattactcttttttaatcTCTCTCCCATCTAACGTGGGACCCAGCCACATCAAATATTAGTACGCGATGATTgcaataagagaaatgatttgtacaagtatcaaatagataagtctcgCACAagcctttataaaaaagtatatcaCATCTTAAAAATGTGTATaaagattattctttattagtaaGACCCATTTTTCTACTAAAATTTTGTACAGGAGTTTTCTATTTAGAGCTTATACCTATAATTACACTTGCAATAATCAACTGTAAATATTAGAATTGCTAAAAAacaaatctattattaaaaaatgagaaatgatatttgcagtcgtagAGTGCGCAAGTGCCGCTCAATTTCTTTgtaaaaagaaagtaaatatagaactcacatgaaaaaaattaattttttaatagtataccttattttttttcaaaacgattacgcgacgcTTACACACTTCACgactatatatatcattactcttaaaaaaataatttttttatgtaaattttatatttactcatttttttaaaaaaaaatacgcaaTACTTAAgcactacaaatatcatttctctttccatatctctctttctctcgtctATGCTCAAGAGCCCAAACTGCCGACACCGTGGAAGCCACCGCACCACTTCGTTTGTAATATCCAGCCCGTTAGAAGCCCAAGACCCACTTAAGGCCCACCCATGTACCCTCTTAAACCCTCCCCTCCTCTCCAGCGCCCCCCTTCCCCACTCGCCCGGGACTGCTTTTTCTCCTCTCTGCAAACGAACAAGCAGCCCCACGTCTCTCTCCCTTGTGCGATTTCTGTTTCCATTGGATGCAACACGCCGCTGCCGCTCCTCGCCGGTCGGTTTCTTCTCTCGCTCCTGCCGTGTCTCGCTTTccctcggtctctctctcatctccctgTTTCGTATTACAGTCTTCGTGGCTGCTGACCTCCGTCACTTGCTTCCGTCGCCGCTTGGCACGAAGCTACCGTGCACCGCGTCTCGTCTACGCCGCACCCTGTCTCGCTTTCCGTTACTTCACTCTCCCTCGCTCCGATTGATTAGTTGGTGTCTTTTCCTCTTTGTTTTACAGGTGTGGACTACCGTTTTAGTTTGGTCCccgaattaaaaaagaatttggtCCCCGAACTCTCATTTTCCAGTGGTCTAAAATCCTTGCTACACGAGCTGTTGAGAGGGTTTTCTGCAACTTCTACAACAATGGAAGGCATGGACGAAATTGAGGATCCCACGTTTTTCCTTGAAGAAACCAATGACGACTTGTGCCTTTCGATCCTCTCTCGCTTCAGCAACTCCACCAAAGAGGACCATCAGCACCTCTGCTCAGTCATAGGCGCCATGTCGCAAGAGCTCAAGGACCAGAACCTTCCTTCCAGCCCAGTAGCGTACTTCGGGGCTGCGTGCTCCTCCCTTGACCGCCTCGCCTTCGAGCTTGATCCACCCGCTCACGTTGTCAACGCCCTCCTCACAATCCTCCACCTGGTTCTTCCCCGAATACCCCCTGCCATTCGTAAAAAGAAGGCTGATTTCTTGTCCGAACTATTGGTGCGGGTTCTTCGGTCTCCGTTGTTGTCTGTCGGAGCCGTGATATCTGGATTGAAATGCACTTCTCATTTGTTGAACAACCGAGATTCTATCAATTGGTCTGACATTTGTCACTTGTATGGCGTTCTTTTGGGTTTCCTCACGGATTCCCGTCCCAAGGTAAGTCAATAGTCGTAATGAACCACTTCGTATTAGGATATATTCAATATTGATATTGACATCATCAACCACTCAGTCCGGTGGAAACTTAATCAAGATGTTCATGTGCAATTCGGCGAGTTTCAAATGTTGGCTTTTGAAGGACATAGAagctaaaataattaaaaagcagCAATTCGTGGTGTATGATAGAATGTAATTGCTTATATGGCGCCATTATATTCACCAAATAACAAGAAGCAGTACGAATTGCTTTTGATGATgtgtcaaatttaatttaaggTAGAGCCTTTAGGATTACTCCctgtttttaaacaaaatatctAGAAAGACGAGAGCTTCAAACTCCGTATTGGTTTTATCTATTATGTAAGCTATGTGGTTTAACCCATGAAGCTGTGTGTAAATTTTGAttcttaaccaaaaaaaaaaattgattctgAACAACAGGTGAGAAGGCAATCACACGTGTGTCTTCGAGATACCTTATCAAGATTTCAAGAAACATCAGTGCTAGCACCTGCATGTGAAGGGATTACAAAGATATTTGAAAAATCTCTTCTATTGGCTGGTGGATCAAATGTGAATGCCACTGAAGGACCCAAGGGAGCTCAAGAGGTCCTTTATATTTTGGATGCTTTGAAGGAGTGCCTTCCTCATATGTCAACTAAGTACACAACAAGCATCCTCAAATACTACAAAAGCTTACTGGAGCTGCACCAACCTCCCGTCACAAGGCGGATAACAGATAGTTTGTATTTACTTTGTCTTGTCCCAGCTTTAGCTGTTTCTCCCGAGGCATTGCTTGATTTGTTAGACTCAGTATCTCTATCCGTCTCCACAAATGAGACATCTGCTGATTCAATGACATTTGCTGCACGCTTGCTTGATGTTGGAATGTGTAAAATGTATTCCCTTAATAGGCAACTATGTGTAACAAAGCTACCTGTTGTATTCAACGCACTCAAAGGtctgttttcctttttacttttaattctGTATACACTTCTTAGAttacatttaataattatatctgTTGAGTTAAGATCTGATCGAAAGTGAAAGTGTTAATATTTCCATCTTTGGCATTGGCAGATATTTTGGCATCTGAACATGAGGAGGCTGTATATGCAGCCACGAATGCAATGAAGAATGTGACGAGTGCTTGCATTGATGAAAGCTTGATCAAGCAGGGTATGGACCAGATTTTGACAAATGCAAACAATGATTCTAGGCAGTCTGGCCCTACCATCATTGAAAAAGTATGTGCAACTATTGAAAGCTTGCTTGGTTATCACTATGCTGCTGTCTGGGACATGTCATTTCAAGTTGTCTCTACGATGTTTGACAAACTAGGTATTCCCATTGTTATCTAACTTCTTTTGTTGTAGTTTTAAGTCTGCTATTTGATATCCAGTTGTTTTTAACTAACACGTTGCATGTTTAGAAAGATCAAGCAATCTGATGCTGTATAGGGATGTATCCCTCATTCTTTCATTAGATTGTTTGAGAAACTTTGTAGTGCCGCATTGATCTGCTAGTATGGTCtgttaatttcatatatatgattctatatttataatattaccaTAATTTTGATCATACAGGGCAtcattcttcttattttttgaaGGAGGTCCTTAGCAACTTGGCTGACATGCAGAAGTTGCCTGATGAAGATTTTCCTTTCAGAAAACaggtatttatttttctaatcatAAATATGAATATACGATTCATTCTAATGatatcattttatcaaaatatttgacaTGAAGATTTGTTAGAACTCGTTATAGTATGATTAACTATCCATTCCTTTCTGAAGTTGTGGGTTTCCTCCCTCATTTGGTTTATCTTTGCTTGATCTCTATACTCTTTGGGGAGGACTATGAGAATGTCCTATATCTCCACATCCTTGTGTTAACAGATCTGCAAGTCTTAGGTTAACCGCATCATTCAGAATCATTTTTCCAAGATTGCATAAATTAAAATGGTAATTAAGCAAATGAAAGCTGTTGCTTGTTTTTCAATCATTGGACAATCAAAAACAGGGGTGGTTCAGACGGTCAGATGCGAACACTATTGGATGAAGGGTGGGCTTTCTGTTGCGTCATCTTAACGTTAATTGCAGCAGCGCTTAGGGGACCTTTTCTAATTGTTTAACAAGTAAAATTTCAAGGAGAAGAGCTCATATAGTGGGAGGCACAACAGGAATACACTCTAGTTTATTGGCTGTATACTTGGGCGGGGGAGAATAGGACATTCTGGAATTTCTTTTGGACTGGCAACACAAAGGTAGTGAGGCTGCAATTTTAGGAGAGTTTTGGGGCTGAAAAGGGGCAGTACTAAGTGGGGATTGTGGCTGGGGTGAAATAATAGGGTTTAGTGTTCTTTTGTAAGGAAAATTTAGGATTTTCTTGGGCTACATCAAGGCTGACGAATGTAGGGTTTTTTAACTCCTCTAAAGACTGGGTTTcgttagaaaaatattttggataagCTCTTGGAGTCTGAAtaagtttttaaaaagaattcctataatttaggattTATCCCTAAAAAAGGGTTGGCAGAAAACGGCATTCGTGGGAATTGATTTTCCCTATGATAAACTTTTAAACAACTTCTAACTCTTCTAGGAATAATCTGGCAGCATAATTTTCAGAAGAGGATTCCTAAATTTTAGGCTTTGTCACTAGTAAGTTGACATATATTAGGTGGAAATTGAATTGATATTATGCATCTTTTTGCAAAGATATTGTGGAATGCACCCAGTTTATCAAGTAGTTTTGAACTTTGCACCATGGACTAGCATTTTGATTCTCCAATTTGCAGCTGCATGAATGCCTTGGAACAGCTCTTGGTGCATTAGGACCTGAAATGTTCTTGGGCCTTGTACCTCTTAATTTGGAAGCTGAAGATCTGTCTGAGGCAAATGTTTGGCTCTTTCCAATTCTGAAGCAGTATACCGTTGGTGCCCGTCTAAGCTTCTTTACAGAGTCAGTTTTGGGTATGATTGGACTGATGAAACAGAAATCTCAAAAGGTGTGAAGCCTTTCGTACCAATTAGATtagtctctttctctcttccattGGAATTTACTAAGTATTCTCACTTTTGGCAGCTTGAACTTCAAGGACGGGTTTTTTCATCTAGGAGTGCAAATGCACTCGTGTACTCTTTGTGGTCCTTACTGCCTTCATTTTGCAACTATCCTTTGGATACTGCTGACAGTTTCAAACATCTAAAGAAAGCTTTATGGGATGCACTTAATGAAGAAGCTGATACTCGTGGAATAATATGTGCCAGTTTGCAGATACTTATTCAACAgaataagaaaatttcagaCGAAAAAAGTGAGATGCCTAATATTGAAGAAGGTATGGCCAGACAACGGGCACTGGCCCATTATACCCTACAGATTGCAGCAGATAATTTACATGCGCTTAAGTCATCTGCACGTGAGGCCTTAACCATTTTGTCAAATGTTCTCATGCAATCTACAAAAGATGATGGTGGTTCTTTGCAGGTACTCAAACCATTATCCATTGAAAATGCTGTTTCCATGCATCTtgattacttatttttaatttttccattaaaaattatatatatgcgtATATATTGTAATATCTTAGGTTGTGTATGGGAGGTGGTGAAtgggtcattttttttaagataatcttgccctttataatgattcaaaAGTGCTCCAATTGTAACTTGTCTATCTTTTTGGA harbors:
- the LOC121249922 gene encoding RRP12-like protein; the encoded protein is MEGMDEIEDPTFFLEETNDDLCLSILSRFSNSTKEDHQHLCSVIGAMSQELKDQNLPSSPVAYFGAACSSLDRLAFELDPPAHVVNALLTILHLVLPRIPPAIRKKKADFLSELLVRVLRSPLLSVGAVISGLKCTSHLLNNRDSINWSDICHLYGVLLGFLTDSRPKVRRQSHVCLRDTLSRFQETSVLAPACEGITKIFEKSLLLAGGSNVNATEGPKGAQEVLYILDALKECLPHMSTKYTTSILKYYKSLLELHQPPVTRRITDSLYLLCLVPALAVSPEALLDLLDSVSLSVSTNETSADSMTFAARLLDVGMCKMYSLNRQLCVTKLPVVFNALKDILASEHEEAVYAATNAMKNVTSACIDESLIKQGMDQILTNANNDSRQSGPTIIEKVCATIESLLGYHYAAVWDMSFQVVSTMFDKLGHHSSYFLKEVLSNLADMQKLPDEDFPFRKQLHECLGTALGALGPEMFLGLVPLNLEAEDLSEANVWLFPILKQYTVGARLSFFTESVLGMIGLMKQKSQKLELQGRVFSSRSANALVYSLWSLLPSFCNYPLDTADSFKHLKKALWDALNEEADTRGIICASLQILIQQNKKISDEKSEMPNIEEGMARQRALAHYTLQIAADNLHALKSSAREALTILSNVLMQSTKDDGGSLQSTIGEFASISDKEVVSRFFLSTVQKLLKVTQEAGKPGNSRTSNSIPTNPLANDSSPSLLRARFFDLAVSLLPGLNAKEIDVLFLAIKPALKDADGLIQKKAYKVLSVILRNCDGFLVSNLEELLGLMIDVLPSCHFSAKRHRLDCLYFLTVHVPKDDSNQRQHIIGSFLTEIILALKEANKKTRNRAYEILVQIGHACGDEEKGGNRENLYQFFSMVAGGLASETPHMVSAAVKGLARLAYEFSDLVSTACGLLPSTFLLLRRKNKEIIKANLGLLKVLVTKSQPEGLQMHLGSMVEGLFKWQDNTKNHFKAKVKHLLEILVKKCGLEAVKAVMPEEHMKLLTNIRKINERKERNLRAKSEARSQLSKATTSRLSRWNHTKIFSDFGDDETEESDAEHMEAMTISGQQHKGSSQLKSKASLRSRSRAAMNLPEHLFDQFEDEPLDLLDRRKTISALRSSKHVKRKLDSDEPELDSEGRLIIHEGENSKQTPSDPDLDAKSEAGSQMSLNSRRNQKRRKTSASGWAYTGSEYTSKKAGGDVKRKDKLEPYAYWPLDRKMMSRRPEHRAAARKGMASVVKMTKKLEGKSASSLLSSKGLKFKRSQKKKGSKK